In Streptomyces sclerotialus, one genomic interval encodes:
- a CDS encoding sarcosine oxidase subunit beta family protein, with amino-acid sequence MSTTPLPEHPAHLWRNPEPRSSYDVVIVGGGGHGLATAYYLATVHGITNVAVLEKGWLAGGNMARNTTIIRSNYLWDESAGIYEHALKLWEGLPAELDYDFLFSQRGVLNLAHTLQDVREGVRRVGANKLNGVDAEWLGPEEVAEVCPILNVSRDTRYPVLGGTYQPRAGIAKHDHVAWALARRADELGVDIIQHCEVTGFVKDGGRVVGVETDRGRINAGRVGLAAAGHSSVLAEKAGFRLPVQSHPLQALVSELHEPVHPTVVMSNHVHVYVSQAHKGELVMGAGVDSYNGYGQRGAFHVIEQQMAAAVELFPVFARAHVLRTWGGIVDVTPDASPIISTTPVDGMYVNCGWGTGGFKATPAAGWTFAHTIATGSPHPLNAPFALDRFVTGALIDEHGAAAVAH; translated from the coding sequence ATGAGCACGACACCGCTGCCCGAGCACCCCGCCCACCTCTGGCGCAACCCCGAGCCCCGCTCCTCCTACGACGTGGTCATCGTGGGCGGCGGCGGACACGGCCTGGCCACCGCCTACTACCTCGCCACCGTCCACGGCATCACGAACGTCGCCGTCCTGGAGAAGGGCTGGCTCGCGGGCGGCAACATGGCCCGCAACACCACCATCATCCGCTCCAACTACCTCTGGGACGAGAGCGCGGGGATCTACGAGCACGCGCTCAAGCTGTGGGAGGGCCTGCCCGCCGAGCTGGACTACGACTTCCTGTTCAGCCAGCGCGGCGTCCTCAACCTCGCGCACACCCTCCAGGACGTACGCGAAGGCGTCCGCCGGGTGGGCGCCAACAAGCTCAACGGCGTGGACGCCGAGTGGCTGGGCCCGGAGGAGGTCGCGGAGGTCTGCCCGATCCTCAACGTCTCCCGCGACACCCGCTACCCCGTACTCGGCGGCACCTACCAGCCGCGGGCCGGCATCGCCAAGCACGACCACGTCGCCTGGGCGCTGGCCCGCCGCGCCGACGAACTGGGCGTCGACATCATCCAGCACTGCGAGGTCACCGGCTTCGTGAAGGACGGCGGCCGGGTCGTCGGCGTGGAGACCGACCGCGGCCGCATCAACGCCGGCCGGGTCGGCCTCGCGGCCGCCGGTCACAGCAGCGTCCTCGCCGAGAAGGCCGGTTTCCGCCTCCCGGTGCAGTCCCACCCCCTCCAGGCCCTGGTCTCCGAACTCCACGAACCGGTCCACCCGACCGTCGTGATGTCCAACCACGTGCACGTCTACGTCTCGCAGGCGCACAAGGGCGAGCTGGTGATGGGCGCGGGCGTCGACTCCTACAACGGGTACGGGCAGCGCGGCGCCTTCCACGTCATCGAGCAGCAGATGGCCGCCGCCGTCGAGCTCTTCCCCGTCTTCGCGCGGGCGCACGTGCTGCGCACCTGGGGCGGCATCGTCGACGTCACCCCCGACGCCTCGCCGATCATCTCCACCACACCGGTGGACGGCATGTACGTCAACTGCGGCTGGGGCACCGGCGGTTTCAAGGCCACCCCGGCCGCCGGCTGGACCTTCGCGCACACCATCGCGACCGGCTCCCCGCACCCGCTCAACGCCCCCTTCGCCCTCGACCGCTTCGTCACGGGCGCCCTGATCGACGAACACGGCGCCGCCGCCGTGGCCCACTGA
- a CDS encoding sarcosine oxidase subunit delta, whose protein sequence is MLRLNCPWCGPRDETEFHYGGQAHVPYPGDPHALDDRQWAEYVFYRDNPKGPFAERWMHATGCRRWFNAVRDTATYQVLATYRLDEPRPDVLSEGGTR, encoded by the coding sequence GTGCTCCGACTGAACTGCCCATGGTGCGGTCCCCGCGACGAGACCGAATTCCACTACGGGGGCCAGGCCCACGTCCCCTACCCCGGTGACCCGCACGCGCTCGACGACCGGCAGTGGGCCGAGTACGTCTTCTACCGCGACAACCCCAAGGGTCCCTTCGCCGAGCGGTGGATGCACGCGACCGGCTGCCGCCGCTGGTTCAACGCCGTCCGCGACACCGCCACCTACCAGGTGCTGGCCACCTACCGGCTCGACGAGCCGCGCCCCGACGTCCTGTCCGAGGGAGGGACCCGATGA